The DNA window CCCAATATAAAGGCTTTGCGTGTTTAAAATAAATTTTTTCTGGCTGCCAATTGGTACCGCATGCATGTTTGATGATATTAAAAAACATACCTAATGAAAGTTCTGCATCCTGACGGGTACTTTTAATCTTATGATCTTTGATCTCATAATTTAAGTAACACAAATTCTGATTGGTCTGTAAGTTTAACAAGGTATTTTGTTGATGAAGGGGAAATGCTTCAATCAAGTTGGAGAGTGATTCTTGAACACTGCTTGAAGAAATAGCAATATAACCTAATAAGCCTAAGTCATGTGGCTTAAATTGATAACCATACATCAAACCAAAATTATCTTGTTTGGTTTCGTAGGCGGCATCCTCAAAAATATTACAATATTTTGCTAAGTTTATACTGGCTGTCGAAGATTCCAATAAAGCGTCATTGATATGATTTTTTTGTAGAATATCTTCAAAGCTACCACCCATCTTATTGATAAAATCTTTTAAACCAGTTGCTGCTGAACACAGGACCTTGGCTTGTGAATGTTGATACCGTTCCATCATCTGCTCTTTTTTACTATGCATAAATTTTGCAAAGCAATTTTTATGCCATTATGCTAGATTGATGACTAATAAATATATGTTGGTTAAGTTTTCTGAAGTTGCATTGGATGCAAGACTGAAGGAAATATTTCACAGTAAGAAAGGTAAATTCAAGCAGATACTACAAACTTCAATAGTATGCATAGTCAATGATTGTCATTAGAGTGCATATCAGTGCTTATTTACCAAATTTAGTGATATCAATGCACTCATTTAGTATATACAGTCATTTAAATCCAAAAAAGGATTCTATCTATTATTTTTTAAGATTAAAATGAGGAACTGTTTTGTCTTTTTTTTATAGAGTCTCTTACAAACAAATTACTGTATCTTATGTTAACGATTTATACTTAACTTACTGTAAGAATTAATAAATTTTTTGAGGGCGTTCAAAACTCTGTGTCAGGATAAATTAGAGGCTCATAACCGCATCCAAACGACCAGGGAAATGGATAGACAGTTGCATCATGGTTTGTCCCCAATTATTAATCGGCATCGTCCATTTCTCTGACGCATTTAACATACCAACATACAGTAATTTAAGCAAGCTAGTTTCATTTGGGAACGCCCCTTTAGTTTTAGTCAGCTTACGAAACTGGCGATGAACCGCTTCAACCGCATTGGTCGTATAAATGGGTTTTCTAACCGCTTCGGGGTACTTGAAATAGGCACTGAGCAAATGCCACTTATCTCGCCAAGAAGCAATCACCGCAGGGTACTTACTGCCCCATAGCCTATCGAGCTCATCAAGTGCTAACTCAGCAGATTCTTTATTCACAGCTTTGTACACAGGCTTTAAATCCCGCATAAAGGCTTTTTGGTCACGACTTGCCACATAACGAATACTGTTACGGATTTGATGAATCACACACAATTGCACCTCAGTATTAGGGAATATGGCTTGAATGGCTTCAGGTAAGCCTTTTAAGCCATCAACACAGGCAATCAGAATATCCTGTACGCCACGATTGTGTAAATCAGTGAGTACCGATAGCCAGTAGTTCGCTCCCTCGCTTTCAGAGCAGTATAGCCCAATAAGTTCTTTACGACCTTCGGTATTGAGTGCTAACAGCGTGTAAACCGCTTTATTAACATAGCGTCCTTCGTCTTTAACCTTGTAGTGGATGGCATCGAGCCAGACAAACGGATAAACGCTATCGAGTGGTCTTGATTGCCAGGCTTTGAGCTGTGGGATAAGACTATCAGTAATATTGCTAATGGTGGCTTCTGAGACTTCTAGCTGATACATCTCGGTAATGTGGTCTTTGATGGCGGTATAGCTCATGCCATGCGAGAACAGCGATAGGATGCGGTTGTCAATTTCAGGGGTGAGCTTAGTCTGATGCTTTTTAACCAGTCATTCAGGCATAGCCTTCGTCTTGCACTCGGGCGAAGCGATGCTTCGCTATTTCCTCGCTCAGGTTCAAATTCGCCATTGCGGTCACGTGGTGTTTCAAGCTCAAAGCTGCCAACGGCTGATTTGACGGTCTTTTTGCTGTAGCCGTTACGGCGATTGTTACTTGGGTTTTGCTCAAGGTAGCTGTCTATCTCAGCCGATAGTGCCGCTTCGGTGAGTTGTTTGATGAGTGGAGCAAGCACCCCATCACTGCCTGTAATGGGTTTGCCTGATTGAATGGCTTTTAGGGCTTCGTTAAAGTCAAAGTTTTGCATGGTGTCATTCCTTCTATTGTGAATAGTTTAGTGAAATGACACAGTTTTTTGAACACTACCATTTTTTAAATCCAACCTGGGCTAAGTACTTTTCATAAAACTTAACCCGCTCAGGATCTAAGAGCTCATTGGCAATTTGCTCGGCAAATACATCGTAGTCTCGCCCTGCCTCCCCTTTTGCAAGGTTAGATAGTTCATGAAGTTTGGATAGTTTTTTTGCAAAATGGTGACGTTGACTATCGGTCATTGGCACAAACATATCGACTGTGTTAGTATCTCTACTTTTATACGTATTAGCATTAAACTTCCCAACCACCTCTTTCTCGATCTCTCCATTTATATCTTTCAATTCACTAATTTTTTTCTTTTTTTGTTTAAAACTGAAACTAAAACCTGTTATTGACCTACCATCTTTATGTTGTATATATTTAACATTAATATCTGTAAATTGGTTAATTTGAGCAACTGAAAAATCTAGGACATTTTTCTTAAAGTTGCTCATAGTTTTATATTGCCCTTTTTCAACACCCAGCTGGCTTCTAAATTCTTCTAATTGAAATTCAGGTGTTTTGGACTTACTGCGCCATTGCATAAGTAATTCGTATAATCTTATAGCATACGTACTGGTCAACTTACTAACTTGTTCAAGCTCATAACTAGTAAATTGCTCTTCCAAACGCGTGATTAAAGGAACTACCTCTTGAGTGAATCTTAGAAAAACATAGCCAGAATCTTTCTCGTAACCTATTTTATCTACCCATCGACAATTAAAACTTCTATCTTTTCCTGTATCTGGATTTTTATCTAAATAAGTTACGTAACGGTCAAATAGCCCTTTTGATGCTTGTTTTAATACAGTATAAGCTGTTTCTACATTAGTACCAAAGTGGCTGGCATAAACCGTAGCATCTACTCGCAATAAGCTATCATGCGAAATTCCTGTACCCGTCTCTCTAGCTAACCAAATAGATAATAAAATTAATCGTTGCTCAACCAAATCAAGGCTGTAACTAGCTTGAATGAGAGCATTATCCTTAACAATAAGCGAAGACATTTTTATATTCACATTAATAAAAAGATAGCTTAGATTATAAACTATTTTAATTATGTTATCAAACGAACTATTTTTATTATTTATTCATTAGTTTCATTTTATTAGCGATCTCAATCTCAATCCAAATTGGACATTAATTTTTTCGGTACATCACAAATTAGGTGCTACCAAAATCCAAATTTTCATTGCGATAAACCTATCTGTATCTTATCAACTTAGGTAGTTAGACAATAAAAAGCAATATTAATAAAATTCAATAAAATCTATATTTATTCGATCCAATAAAAAATAAAAATTAACAATATCAATAGTTTAATAGAAAAACACTATATTTATTTTATTGCGATAAACCTATCTGTATCTTATCAACTTAGGTAGTTGATAATCAAATTAAATACCCTTCAAATAGCACCATATACCTTGTTGAATTGATAAAATAGTTGCAGATTTTGCATTAAATATTAAAATTCTATATAAATCAGCAGTTTGAGTATGATTAAAATCTTAGCATAAATATAAAATGAGTGTTTTATATGTGCATACCTAGCATAAATTCATTAAATATCAATAATTTATATGAAATTTTTTAATGCGAAAAACCTATTTTTATAAATAGAATATCTTTTTTTATAACAGATAATCGAAATTATAATTTTATTGAAAATTTTCCTGTTTTTCTGACTAATTAATATCTATGGATTTGTTTCAGATAGGTCCTTGCGATAAACCTATTTAAAAGTGCGATAAACCTATTTAAATAGTGCGATAAAACTATTTGAATAGTGCGATAAAACTATTCGAATAGTGCGATAAAACTATTTAAATAAGCTCTGTAAGCCTTGATATATCTAGCTTGCAGAGTGTCTAAAAGCTTTTAAAAGCAATTAAAAGCAATTAAAAGCAATTTGTTTGTGGATAACTTTGAAAAACCTACAAATTTTTTATAACTTTAAGCAATTAAAATCTGATTAAAACTATCAATTTTATTAAAAATATGCTCTATATCATTTTCAGAAAAAAGCCCTTCAATACCCTCATAATGAATTTGAGTAAATGGTGCTTCATAAAGACGCTCAGCTTCTAACTTACCTTGCTTTGTTAATTGTTCAATTATCATCTTAACGAAGAGAATTTGGTTGTAATTATACTGAGTACCAACTAAGTAATTTGAAAAAGCATTTTCCACAGCTTGATGATCCAAACCTACTAACGAGCGGATAAATTCTGGCAGACTTAAATCATTACCAAAATGGTTTTTAAATTCTTCTTGGCTACTAACCTCTTGAGCGTTGTAGACAAATTGCTCTAGCTGAGCTAGATCATCTTTGGTTAATGGTAAACCAAGTTTTAGTCTTGCAATCGTAAGATGATCTTCGTGGGCTTTAATAAAATGCTCAACACGTTTTTTATATTGATCAACATCTACATCAGGACCAATGACAGGCAAAGGAATTGGCGTAACCTCACCAAACTCATCCATGAGTATCGTATAGACAATTTTTCTTTCTACTTTGTCTATCAATTTCACAAGATTTCTTAAGCGCTCTCGAATATTCTCTGCATCAATAACACTTATCGTTGTCCAATAATCTTCAGTCAATATCAAATCAATAAGTTCTATCTCTTTGGCAATTGCAGGGATATTAGTCTTGATAGATAGATTTTCAACTATAGATTGAATCCGCTTACGACAGGCACCAATGCTGTTTTTATCATTGTTTAAAATTGAGATTTGTAAGTTATAGCAAAGCAGGTCAAACAACTTTGCTTCAAGGTCATCTTGATCTTTTTCTTTTTGCTCTATAGGCAAACCAGATAAGTTTTCATTAATTTCATTGACAGTGACGTCGTCAAGCTTATTCCATTTTGATAAGTCTTTAAATTTTTCAACAAACTGCCATTTTGGGCGAACAATAAAGTTTTCACGGTTCATACTACTAACTTGGCGATGTAAATACCCCTTTAATTTCTCTTCTAAGGGGGCTGTCGTATCATTTTTATGTTTGGGTAGCTGAAGCTGTTGTAAAATGCTTACACGTGCTTTAAATAGCCTTTGTGATAATGGCTCAGCTGGAGAATTTGTTGCGCCTTTTGGATTTTCATTGAAGAATTCGAAATTGCCGCAGTAGTCGAAGATATAAAACTCAGTTTTATCCTGCTCTGGCGCAAATAGATCTTTGCAAAGCCTTGTACCACGACCAATCATTTGCATAAATTTAACTTTAGAACGTACAGTTTTGAAAAAGACCAAATTGACGACTTCAGGTACATCGATACCTGTATCTAACATATCAACTGAAATAGCGATTTGGGGCTCAGGTAAATCCTTTTTACTAAAATCATCAATTAGTGTTTGGGCGTAGTTTACGGCATGGGTAATAACACGCGCG is part of the Moraxella osloensis genome and encodes:
- a CDS encoding AraC family transcriptional regulator: MHSKKEQMMERYQHSQAKVLCSAATGLKDFINKMGGSFEDILQKNHINDALLESSTASINLAKYCNIFEDAAYETKQDNFGLMYGYQFKPHDLGLLGYIAISSSSVQESLSNLIEAFPLHQQNTLLNLQTNQNLCYLNYEIKDHKIKSTRQDAELSLGMFFNIIKHACGTNWQPEKIYFKHAKPLYWEEHAKVFDCPVIFNHHCNSLVFDQSVLGMTMPTQDVNLLRLIQESLHQLETNNPKAMTNYEEDFLLNIKHCILQNLENPELSLDIISEKLRIPSWTLQRRLGKIPINFSKLLDEIRQEQAILYLDEQNIPLSEIAFLLGYAEISSFSRAFRRWFGVSPKQWVKMSA
- the repM gene encoding replication initiation protein RepM, whose product is MSSLIVKDNALIQASYSLDLVEQRLILLSIWLARETGTGISHDSLLRVDATVYASHFGTNVETAYTVLKQASKGLFDRYVTYLDKNPDTGKDRSFNCRWVDKIGYEKDSGYVFLRFTQEVVPLITRLEEQFTSYELEQVSKLTSTYAIRLYELLMQWRSKSKTPEFQLEEFRSQLGVEKGQYKTMSNFKKNVLDFSVAQINQFTDINVKYIQHKDGRSITGFSFSFKQKKKKISELKDINGEIEKEVVGKFNANTYKSRDTNTVDMFVPMTDSQRHHFAKKLSKLHELSNLAKGEAGRDYDVFAEQIANELLDPERVKFYEKYLAQVGFKKW